From Anopheles arabiensis isolate DONGOLA chromosome 3, AaraD3, whole genome shotgun sequence, a single genomic window includes:
- the LOC120899584 gene encoding uncharacterized protein LOC120899584 has protein sequence MDEEKLITLVEQNKCLWASSHKEYKNQYMRQQAWKSIAAVLNSTENEVKKRWRSLRDTYSRKLNDMNQPSGSGYKHVGWKYFQVMSFLKDCYASRPREGNVPIRKDPVNEEYLEYDYNNNEVEHLDEDESYSIFDSESSRTATNSPAPSKKKKTNAGSVARGAS, from the exons ATGGATGAAGAAAAATTAATAACACTGGTAGAGCAAAATAAGTGTTTGTGGGCCAGTAGCCATAAAGAATATAAAAATCAATATATGAGACAACAAGCATGGAAATCAATTGCGGCTGTATTGAACTCCACTG aaaatgaagtaaaaaagCGGTGGAGATCTCTACGTGACACATATTCGAGGAAGTTAAATGATATGAATCAGCCTTCAGGATCGGGTTATAAACATGTAGGTTGGAAATATTTTCAAGTTATGTCCTTCTTGAAGGATTGTTATGCGTCTAGGCCTCGAGAGGGGAATGTTCCTATCCGCAAAG ATCCTGTCAATGAGGAATACTTAGAATACGACTACAACAATAACGAGGTTGAACATCTAGATGAGGATGAATCATATTCTATCTTCGATTCCGAATCATCAAGAACTGCGACAAACAGCCCTGCGCCgtccaaaaaaaagaaaacaaacgcagGATCCGTTGCTAGAGGAGCTTCTTGA